A portion of the Halogeometricum sp. S1BR25-6 genome contains these proteins:
- a CDS encoding alpha/beta hydrolase, translated as MTRPSGRGEWKQAKYVDREGDGYRTDGRDAEKPSRESFSKVTMGFESGGERCSGWLYRPDRPADPPVVVMAGGLAGERSFGLPAYAERLAEAGYAVFLFDYRNHGDSDGDPRNLVSPSRQRTDWEAAVESVRGRDGLDDTRLVLWGADLGGGHALDVAADDPRVRAVVAQTPVLSGRSFLSTRGLGFVAKSVLSGVRDRLQSLLTDPHTVPVAGDPEEFALVSTAGARRGYLDTVPSDSDWDNETPARSLLNLVRFSAGDDLESVACPVLVVGGTRDDVVPVGGVESAADSLSDATFLRLPTGHFDVYEGSGLESVVGHGLAFLDAEVDDADH; from the coding sequence GTGACCCGACCCTCCGGCAGGGGCGAGTGGAAGCAGGCCAAGTACGTCGACCGGGAGGGTGACGGCTACCGGACCGACGGGCGCGACGCCGAGAAACCCTCGCGGGAGTCGTTCTCGAAGGTGACGATGGGCTTCGAGAGCGGCGGCGAACGCTGCTCGGGGTGGCTCTACCGCCCCGACCGACCCGCCGACCCGCCGGTCGTCGTCATGGCCGGCGGCCTCGCGGGCGAGCGCTCGTTCGGCCTGCCCGCCTACGCCGAGCGACTCGCGGAGGCGGGGTACGCCGTCTTCCTGTTCGACTACCGCAACCACGGCGACAGCGACGGCGACCCGCGGAACCTCGTCTCGCCGTCGCGCCAGCGGACCGACTGGGAGGCGGCCGTCGAGAGCGTCCGGGGTCGGGACGGCCTCGACGACACCCGCCTCGTCCTCTGGGGCGCCGACTTGGGCGGCGGGCACGCCCTCGACGTGGCCGCGGATGACCCGCGCGTGCGCGCCGTCGTCGCGCAGACGCCGGTGCTCTCGGGCCGGTCGTTCCTCTCGACGCGGGGCCTCGGCTTCGTCGCGAAATCGGTGCTGTCGGGGGTTCGCGACCGACTCCAGTCGCTTCTCACCGACCCGCACACCGTCCCCGTCGCCGGCGACCCCGAGGAGTTCGCCCTCGTCTCGACGGCCGGCGCGCGCCGGGGCTACCTCGACACCGTCCCCTCTGATAGCGACTGGGACAACGAGACGCCCGCCCGGTCGCTTCTCAATCTCGTCCGCTTCTCGGCCGGCGACGACCTAGAGAGTGTCGCCTGTCCCGTTCTCGTCGTCGGCGGGACGCGCGACGACGTGGTGCCCGTCGGGGGCGTCGAGTCCGCGGCGGACTCGCTGTCGGACGCGACGTTCCTCCGCCTGCCGACCGGCCACTTCGACGTCTACGAGGGTAGCGGTCTGGAGTCGGTCGTCGGCCACGGCCTCGCGTTCCTCGACGCTGAAGTCGACGACGCCGACCACTAG
- a CDS encoding TIGR00300 family protein — MTATRTVELEGHIIDSGMMQRAFGLVMDLGGDFEVEEFVVGKHKDKTSHCRMAVSAGPDEDDAELQEILHELHQIGANLIDPVDARVVPAPADQVVPHGFYSTTNHPTRVRYESEWIDVENIEMDCAIVVEDDGDDVRAYTKVLNAIEEGDLVVTDEAGVRVDPPERPRDASGPFGFMQGGVSSERPSESLIKQVAEALEETKREGGNVLVVAGPALIHAGAAEDLARLVREGYVDMISAGNGFATHDIERGLYGTSLGMDMETMEHPRKGHKHHIYTISEVIRAGGIEEAVEEGLIGSGIMYECVQNDVPYVLAGSIRDDGPLPDTITDAVEAQNAIREQAHEADMVLMLSTLLHSVAVGNCLPSTTRVVCVDINPATVTQLLDRGSSQAIGMVTDIGTFVPTLADEVLTGDSSVTDGGEDAEEDAADD; from the coding sequence ATGACCGCCACGCGAACCGTCGAGTTGGAGGGGCACATCATCGACTCCGGGATGATGCAGCGGGCGTTCGGACTCGTGATGGACCTCGGCGGCGACTTCGAGGTCGAGGAGTTCGTCGTCGGCAAGCACAAGGACAAGACGTCGCACTGCCGGATGGCCGTCTCGGCCGGTCCGGACGAGGACGACGCCGAGTTACAGGAGATTCTGCACGAACTGCACCAGATCGGCGCGAACCTCATCGATCCGGTGGACGCCCGCGTCGTCCCCGCTCCGGCCGACCAAGTCGTCCCGCACGGCTTCTACTCGACGACGAACCACCCCACGCGCGTCCGCTACGAGAGCGAGTGGATCGACGTCGAGAACATCGAGATGGACTGCGCGATAGTGGTCGAGGACGACGGCGACGACGTCCGCGCGTACACGAAGGTGCTGAACGCCATCGAGGAGGGTGACCTCGTCGTGACCGACGAGGCGGGCGTCCGCGTCGACCCGCCCGAACGCCCCCGCGACGCCTCCGGCCCGTTCGGGTTCATGCAGGGCGGCGTCTCCTCGGAGCGACCCTCCGAGTCGCTCATCAAACAGGTCGCGGAGGCTCTCGAAGAGACGAAACGGGAGGGGGGGAACGTGCTCGTCGTCGCCGGCCCGGCCCTCATCCACGCCGGCGCGGCCGAGGACTTAGCCCGCCTCGTCCGCGAGGGCTACGTCGACATGATATCCGCGGGCAACGGCTTCGCCACCCACGACATCGAACGCGGTCTGTACGGCACCTCGCTCGGGATGGATATGGAGACGATGGAGCACCCGCGGAAGGGGCACAAACACCATATCTACACCATCAGCGAGGTCATCCGCGCGGGCGGCATCGAGGAGGCCGTCGAAGAGGGCCTCATCGGCAGCGGAATCATGTACGAGTGCGTGCAGAACGACGTACCGTACGTCCTCGCCGGGTCCATCCGCGACGACGGCCCCCTTCCGGACACCATCACCGACGCGGTGGAGGCGCAGAACGCCATCCGCGAACAGGCCCACGAGGCCGACATGGTGTTGATGCTCTCGACCCTCCTGCACTCGGTGGCCGTCGGCAACTGCCTCCCCTCGACGACGCGCGTCGTCTGCGTCGACATCAACCCCGCGACGGTGACGCAGTTGCTCGACCGCGGGAGTTCACAGGCCATCGGCATGGTGACCGACATCGGGACGTTCGTGCCGACGCTGGCCGACGAGGTGCTGACCGGCGACAGTTCGGTCACGGACGGCGGCGAGGACGCCGAGGAGGACGCGGCGGACGACTGA
- a CDS encoding universal stress protein — translation MTTYVLATNHVDTSAALCDYLLSRLDDGDTVHAVNSLPGGDETSGEDARDGEDALNVVASRLGGFAEVETRQFVRGNDAATDVLDYAEEVDADEILLGVRKRNPTAKVVFGSTAQKILLNSNRPMSVVPLERME, via the coding sequence ATGACAACGTACGTGCTGGCGACGAACCACGTCGACACGAGCGCCGCCCTCTGCGATTACCTGCTCTCCCGCCTCGACGACGGCGACACCGTCCACGCGGTGAACTCCCTGCCCGGCGGCGACGAGACGTCGGGCGAGGACGCGCGCGACGGCGAAGACGCCCTCAACGTCGTCGCGTCCCGTCTCGGCGGGTTCGCCGAGGTGGAGACCCGCCAGTTCGTCCGCGGCAACGACGCCGCCACGGACGTCCTCGACTACGCCGAGGAGGTCGACGCCGACGAGATTCTCCTCGGCGTCCGCAAGCGCAACCCGACGGCGAAAGTCGTCTTCGGCAGCACGGCGCAGAAGATTCTCCTCAACTCGAACCGACCGATGTCGGTCGTTCCGCTCGAACGGATGGAGTGA